Below is a window of Humulus lupulus chromosome 2, drHumLupu1.1, whole genome shotgun sequence DNA.
CATTTTTGCTCTTTGAAGTATGTTTCATTATATGGCCAAATGCTTTGGGTTGCTGTGCTTTTTCTGATATAAGTATTATTTTTTGGGTTCTATATAACAATGTTTAAAAAAGCATTTCAAACAACATAAAACGTCACATAAATTATCCAAAactctaaaataaaaataaaaatgtagtTTCTAGAACTAGAATAGAATGCTAGATTCTACTTTACTAGAACAAACTTAGTAGTGAAAGCAGCactcctctcttttttttttttggagaggGTGGAGCTTATTTTTATTTCACTTAATGAGATTTAGGCAGGGCTTTTCTGATCCTAATAATTTAAATACAATTTAAAACCCAACATTTAAGCTGGGCTTAGGGCATTTAAGCCCAGCTTATGCCTCCCTCAATTTTCTGAGGCATCCTTAAAAGCAGCACCTTAAGGCATTTTTCCATTGCCTCAAAAACGCATTTTTAAACTATGCTATAAAATATATTTCGACATCTAAATTACTAATGATGTAAACTTGTTTGTATTTCATATTTTTTGAGATGAGCTTCTAAACATTAAGTTGACATATTAGATTTTATATGGTTTCTGGTAAAGTTTTAGtttctatatattttattttatattttttggtTTTATGTACAGAATTTAGCCATTTGTTTTGTTATTCTCTTTTTAGCAATTGAGTTTGTTTTACTATAGTTATTTATTCGTTTATCTGCAGGAAAATATTAAGCGGTGTGTCTGCATAATTTATGATCCGTCAAGGTCCAACCAAGGTGTCTTAGCACTAAAGGCATTGAAGCTTTCTGATGCGTTTATGGAACTTCATCGCAAAAAGAACTTTACAGGAGAGACGTAAGTCTTTCTggattttttcttattttaaagAAAGTAAACTATGAGATgaaaactcatttttctcttcTGCTACTTTTAGGTTGAGGGAGAAGAACTTGTCCTGGGTTGATATATTTGAGGAAATACCTGTAAGCATTTTTACTTTACCCTCAGATTTTTGCTTTGAAGATGATAACCCTCAACTGTGTCCGCTTCTCAATTTTGCCAAAGTTGTCCATATCTGTATCATTTTCTTTTTGGTGTGTTCTGTTATCATTTCTCTTAGTCGATCATCAGGTTTATGAGACAATGAAGTTGTTTTAGTTATCTTTTTCTGCTGTTGAATTCTAACTTTTGGGGCTACTGCCACCTACTGTTGTCATTGGTAGCATATTATTGAAAGTATTATGTTTACTTCCCGTTCTTAACATTATATGTGTGTACTCACAAATCAATATGGGTGTTTCATCATTGTCTCATTGATGGCCTTCTCCATGATAGATTAAAGTCTCAAATTCTGCCCTGATAAGTGCCTTCATGACTGAACTGGAAGCTGATACCCCTGTTACCCAGGTATTATTAATCTTTTACTTTGAAGTATTCTACATCTGTTACATACTTGCATGCTCATTTGACTTTATTCCCATACTAGTGTGACTATGATCGTTTGCAATTATCAACTGGCCCATTTATGGAGAGGAATATGGAATTTTTGATCGAATGCATGGATGATTTGTCAATGGAGCAGCAAAAGGTTAGcggtcttctctctctctctctctcacacacacacacccacacacacacacacaccttGTGTATGTTAATTTTGGATTGTTGCATAACATGATATCTTTTACAGTTTCAATTCTACTATCGAAGCTTGTCACGCCAACAATCCCAACAGCAAGCATGGCTGCAGAAGAGAAGGTGACAATTTTGTTTAATTGTTAGTTGCTTATTTTATTTGTTGTTTGCCTTTGTCATCGTGGCTTCCTAATATTGGAATTTTGTCTGTGCATAATAGATGATCTTACTAAGATCGGGTTTGTTTTGTCTTCTTGTCCTGATGGTTGCATACTTTCCTCAGCTGGATGCATAAGCATTCTAATGTATATTCTAGAAATACTTGAAAAGTTATTTAGAATGCTTGTATTTGTGGTATAATAAACTATTAATGTTTGTCTTACAAATTATAAGCATTGGAACTTTTTGACTTCAAAAGggtgatgttttttttttactttttaagtAAATTACTTTTCCTTTgttttcatttattttcttcTCCTTTTGCATGTGGTAACTTGAAAAAAAATGTTTTGTAGGGCTGAGAATGCTGCAAGGAAGGCTTCCGGTGAAGATCTTTTGCCTGAGGAGGATCCTGCAAATCCTATTTTCAAGCCTCTTCCTGAGCCATCTCGGTTGGAGAGTTTCCTTGTTACTAATCAAATCTCCAACTACTGCAACCAGATTAATGGGTATGTTACAGTTTTTCATGCAGGGGGTCATGTTCTgctattctttttctttttaatggATATAACTGTGCTTTTATCCTTCCTGTATGAAGATTTGCCTTGCTTGATTTGCAATCGCCTTTTCTCTGGCTACTTATTGTTGCTTGCCAATTGACATTGTTGGCCTGTAAGTGATCACAAATTCACATTTTTATCTTTGGTGAAATACTTATCCAGGGTTGCTGGCCAAAGCTTTAACAGATTGTATTTGATGAAGGCATTGCACGAAGAGTAATGCAACATGGATTGGTCAATGTCGTTTTTGGTCGAGAATTGATCCAACTAGAATATCACAAGTAGGAgtgttttttttaatatcatGCACCGGTCGGTATTGTGATGGAGGATAATGGTTACTATGTAATTGTTTATGCTTATTTTCGTTATAATTATTCTGTCATACGAGTCTTAAATTTTGAGAATTATTTTCCTGGTTTAGGGAAGCCATTTTTTTTGTAATGAAATTGCTGCTGTTTTTCCTCTATTCTAGTTTTCTCCAGTGTATATTGTGTTTAAAGTTCCCAACAACAGTTAAGTTGGACTTGTCGATTTTGATTAAGAGTATCAAGACCAAAACAGAGAAAAGTGATACAACTTTACCTTCTCGTCTTATTCGGGCAATACAAACGTACTTTCTATTCACTAGTTTTAAATCGTATAAACTAGTTTATATTTACGTAGTCATTATATACTAAAATTAATACCATTAAATCATCAAATATATATTTCTATCGATGATTACATTAATTTTAGTAATTAGATCGTTATATACGGTTGTGATTAATTTAGTAATTGATTAAAAATATTTAACGAGTGACTTATAATCTGATACTTTATTATTTACTTCAAATATTTTGTTTCTTTATAAAACACTAGTTatgatttatattatttaaaagataaatttACTTATAATTAGTAATTGGTTATAAGAGTTAAGtattttaatcaaaatattaGATATGATTTTATAGCAATTAAAATTTGTAATTTGCAGCTAATACCTAAACTGtcaatttaatattagatattaatTGACGGGGATGCAAACCAGCTGCCGGAAGCAAGTTGTGCGACGCAGCGTCATTGGAAATTTGCTCTGACTCAGTGGCAAGAGAGGGCACGTGAGTGTAAATCCAGATATGATACTGACTCTTAATTTTGATATCaaacgtgtttaaaatagttGACAGCTAAATAGTGAAGGAAGTGATTTTTGCTTTGAAATTTCATATACACACTCATCACATGCGTCAAAGGAAATTCTGTGTTTCTATTATAAGACTGAATGTTTTATTAGTGTATTGTCTAAGGAAGTGAATTTGGCTTGAAGTGGCTTCTTTCACCAGTGTAACAAGAAAAGAACgaatttaaattataatatggAGAAAAAAAGTTGCTTGTTTAATTTTAATCTTTTTGATTCagtcagatttttttttaattataatagattttaaaaattttaaataatgtaaaatatactttaaaactaatatgtatttttgaataatttagaaattaagaaaattaatttttaaaagaatTTTTATATGTGAACCAATTGTTTTGCCACGTGTCCTCTAATCTGTCGAAAAATAACCCCTAACGACTGATATACATATTTCCAGTATATGTAATGTTTGGATATTTTTGCCACTATAAAATGAGTTTGGGCATTATCCCTTATTTGTTTTTACTTAAGTCCCTAATATAAATTTTTGGGATTTTAGTAGGGTTGCCTCTTGAATTATATGTGGGGTAAGCGAACTAGTCTTTAAACTTTAATCACAAAAGAACTAacattgttttttttaataaatcaaataaaaaaaaaatgcaaaaatcgtgaaagaagaaaaaaatgagatGTAGATAGATATATGAGAATgagtgagagagggagagagtttGAGATGGAGAAAGATCAAGTTTTTAAAAATTGATTTaactctttaaaaaaaattaataataattatttaacttGGCCACATGGCCaagaataaactttaaaaaaaatatacatctatttattttaataaaattagtatATATCTTATGGTGTAAGagttaattatataaattttttctaaaaaaagagTTAACTATTTAAAGTTAAacattaaaaatttaaataagaataaaatataaaataattaaaggttctaacttgtaaaaaaaatattaattacataattattatattaataaataatttatttaacttcTTATATCATTTCACTAAAAATACAACCAGATACTCAGTTATTGCAAAtttctccatatatatatatatatatatatatatatatagaaccaCTTTGGTGTAGACTTTTTTGGTTGCACCACCGAAGtcacattttattttttaaactttgATAGTTATaattctttttataattttttttatatgacgagtGTACATAATATGTAtacattattatttaattttaattttaatttaaatgtatATGTTTACAACATTTTATAGACTTAATTTTATTAAGTTATAACTTCTtcatatagtaataaaatatgtTGGTCCCAATattattactatagagagatttTTCTGTATATATATTGGCGATGGATGCAGTCATGCATTCGCCATTCGCCACTTTTCCAGACCGGTCCCGcaacatatattaataaaataatataataaatcaatatatatatatgtgtgtgtcaaCTCAAATGTACATGCATGTGAAACTTACCTGCTATAGCCAATTTTTATT
It encodes the following:
- the LOC133818956 gene encoding eukaryotic translation initiation factor 3 subunit H gives rise to the protein MAANMARSFLQVAATEEVASPLRVVQIEGLAILKIIKHCKEFSPALVTGQLLGLDVGSVLEVTNCFPFPIREEDEEIEAEGANYQLEMMRCLREVNVDNNTVGWYQSTLFGSYQTVELIETFMNYQENIKRCVCIIYDPSRSNQGVLALKALKLSDAFMELHRKKNFTGETLREKNLSWVDIFEEIPIKVSNSALISAFMTELEADTPVTQCDYDRLQLSTGPFMERNMEFLIECMDDLSMEQQKFQFYYRSLSRQQSQQQAWLQKRRAENAARKASGEDLLPEEDPANPIFKPLPEPSRLESFLVTNQISNYCNQINGVAGQSFNRLYLMKALHEE